CGTCGATGCGGCCGCCGCTGCCCTGCTCGGCATCGGCTGGCGGCAAGTGGGGCATCTCCTCAAGGCCCACGGGGTGCTCGGTTTCGCCGAGCCGGAGGAAATCTGAAAGATTCAATCCATATCCGGTATTCTTATTGAAGAAAACCCGGAAAAGGTGTAACTCTTTTCCCCTGTCCGAAATATTGCCCATCCTGCCGAATGGTATCTGTATCGATGTTTCCCAGGTTTTTGAATCCCGAAGAATTCCTGCAGCAGGCCGCGGAAAGTCCCGTTTTCGACGTCCGCACACCGGGTGAGTTCTGCCAGGCACACATTCCCGGAGCCTGCAACCTGCCCCTGTTTTCCAACGAAGAGCGGCACGAGATCGGCATTCTTTACAAGGAAAGCGGCCGGCAGGCGGCCATCTTGCGTGGGCTGGAGATCGTCGGGCCGCGCCTTGCCGAGTACGTTCTTCTTGCCCGGGCCGTTGCTTCCAACGAGAATATTCTCCTGCATTGCTGGCGCGGCGGCATGCGCAGCGAATCGCTGGCCTGGTTGCTGGATAAGGCCGGCTTCCGGGTGGGCGTGCTCAAAGGCGGATACAAGGCCTTCCGCCGGCTGGTCATAGCAACTTTCGCCCAACCGTTGCGGCTGCTGGTTGTGGGTGGCATGACCGGCAGTGGTAAAACGGAAATCCTGAAGCGGCTCGGGGATAGGGGGGAACAGGTGCTCGATCTGGAGGGACTGGCCCAGCACCGCGGCTCGGCGTTCGGGGCGGTCGGTAACGGAGAGCAGCCTTCGTCGGAACAGGTCGAAAACGAGGTTTTCGCGGTCCTGAGAACCTTCGATCCCAGCCGGACAATCTGGGTGGAGGACGAAAGCAGACGCATCGGGCGGGTTCTGGTCAACGAGCTGCTGTTCCGGCAGATGCGAGGCGCCACCGTGATAAGGATTCATGTCCCCAGGGAAATCCGGGTCGAAAGACTGTGCCGGGAATACGGCCGGGAGCCCAGGGCCCGCCTCGCTGCGGCGGTAGGCAACATCGGCAAGAGACTCGGCGGCGAAAATGCGGCGCGGGTGCTGCAAGCCATCGAGGAGGGGGATTACCGTCAGGCCGCCCAGACCATCCTTGAGTATTACGACAAAACCTACCTGTATGGCATCTCCAAGCGGGATCCGGCCACCATCATCGACCTGGACCCCACCCCGGCCGATCCCGCCGCCATTGCCGACGCCCTCATCGTCAGGGCTGAAAGCCTGGGGGGGTGAATCACCCCAGAAACCGGGCCACGATGAAATCGCAGATCCCCTGGGCATCGTTGATATTAAAGACCGGAACGTCGATATCCAGAGGCTCGTCCGAGGCAACCGCGATCAGGTTCGGATCATAGATTTCGTCCCGGTAGAGCAGCCGTTCGCCGCGAGCCTTGCGGTGGACCTCGATTTTCGGCAGATCGTTTTTCTTGAATCCCTCCGTCAGAACGATGTCCACATCCCCGAAATAATGTCTGATCGAGTCCATCACCGGCGGCTCCTCGCCTCCGGGATTGATCTTGACCATGGCCATTTTTTCCTTGGAGGTAACCAGCATGGTGTCGGCACCGGCCTGGGTGAAACGCCAGGAATCCTTGCCTTCCCTGTCGATGCTGAACTGGTGAGCATCGTGCTTGATCGCCCCCACGCGGTAGCCCCTTTTTTTTAATTCGCCGATCAGCTTGACCAGCAGGGTGGTTTTTCCGGTACCGCTTTTGGCAGAGATGGAGACAATGGCCGGGGAGGCAGGAGTCGACATGGACATTTCCTTTGGCTGTTCGAGATTTGTTGCGAATATAGTGGAAGGCAGGGTGCGGGGCAATCGAAAATTAACGACAAGCCTGACCTGGTAAGGGTCGTCCGATTGTGATCAGTGCGGGTTATGCTACCTTTATAAGGTATTAACTTCGGCCCATTTCCTGGCCGAAAACACCGCTCGCGGCATCGCCTAAACCGGAGGAGCCATGAAACGCCTGGCCAATTTACTGCTGCTGCTTATCGTGCCCCTGTCCGTTTGGGCGCTCGTTGCTGAGGAACGACCAGGAATCCGATACACGAATCAGGTTCTTTTTCTGGAGAAAAAGATCATGGAGGGGGATCAGGTGGCCTGGGTGACCCTGGCTTACAGCGATCCCGCCACGGGTCGTGACTGCCAGAACTTTATCGATGTCCTGGGGGGGCGGCAGCTCTTTGCAGACATTCCGGAAAAGAGCTGGATGCTGGTCGATTTTCAGCTGCGCAGCCTGGTGGTGGAGGCCGGCTTTGCCGGAGACGCCGATGTGACCGCTGTCGCGGCTTGTGAGGATTACCGGAGCTGTGTCGAAAAACGGCAAAAGCGCGCGGCGGAAGGGCCTGGAGAGGAAGCGCCGGCCCGAACGGGCGTGGAAGGAAAAGCTGCGGGACAAGGAGGCACCTCCCTCACGGCCGTCGAGGATCGACTGATGGCCGGCCGGCAACTGGTCAAGGCGGCCCGCTGCCGGAGCTGTCATGCGATCGAAGGCTTCGGTGCCGATCACGCTCCCAGCCTCACCTGGAGGCGGGCGAAATATGAACCCGACTGGCTCGGCAATTATCTGTCGGCGCCTTACCGGATGAGGCCCGCCATGAAAAACCTGATGATGCTGGATTACACCTCCCCCAATGCGGTTCCCCATCTGCAGCCGGAAGAGGTCAAGGTGATCGCGGACTACCTGCAGCAGCTCTCCTGGCTGAAGTCTCCCGCCGGACGCTTCCGTCTCGAACCCTGGCAGTCCTACAACTGCTACGAATGCCACGCGCGGGTTTACCGGCAGGACCCCCTGGCCTATGTTCCCACCCCCGTTCCTCAGTCCTGGCGGGACGAACTGACCTCCAGTCCGACCCTGAAATCCTGTACGGCCTGCCATACCTTCGGCGATGCCGGTCCGGCCGTGAAAGCGGTGCAGGCTTTTCCCCTGGCTCCCGATCTGCTGCTGACCGCGGAGAAACTGCGCACGGACTATTTTCTTGCCTATGTTCGGGATCCCGACTACGTGCAACCCGGCTCCAGCATGCCGAAGCTGGCTTTGTCGGAACAACAGGTGGAGGAACTTGAAAGGCTGGTGGAAAGACTGCGTCAGGCCATCCGGGCGGGGGAGGTCGAGCCGGTCCATCGCTATTACCGCATGGAGAAAAAGGAGGGTCAACAACACGGACGGTCGCAATAAAGATGCCGGCATGACCACGATCAGCTTTTTGCCAATCCGGTCGGTGGCCTCTCTTCCGGCGCTTCCGCCATCAGCTCCTTTACAGACCTGAATTTGGTCACGTCCTCCGATCGGCAACCGCGGATGGGAAGACAAGGCTTCTGGCATTAGACCGCGTCATGCCGGCATTTCATGGTTTCGTTTTCGCTGCCCTTGATCCAATTTTACCACTTTCTGAAGCTTACCCTCGGATTTTCTCTCATGATTTTTCATGCCCAAGGCGACTACTCCCGCACGTAGATGTCGATGTCGGTCTCATGGACCATGCCCATTATATGGGCGTATTCCGACTCGATCAGCTGGTAATGGTGATTGGTCGATCTGGCGTTCATTTCAAAAACTTTTCTCACCTCGGGGTCTTTGATGTTCTGAGCCAGGTCGTGCAGCTGTTTTTCCAGTTTCTGTTCTCTGGCCATGGCCATCTCCATGGCTTTCTGCACCCGAAGGTCGGCGAGCAGGGTATTTTTCTGGAAGGACAGCCACTCCTCTTCTATTTTGCTGGTAGTGTTGATATAGGTTTCAAAATCCGGCAGGTCCCCCCCTTTGTAGAGGTCGTAGAACTGCCGCGCATGTTCCTTTTCCTCTTCGGCCAGCAGCTCGAACAGGCGGCGGGAATTTTCACTGTTCATGTGCCGGGCAGCCAGACGATAGAAATTCATCGCGTTTTTCTCCGTCTGGATCGAGCGTTTTATCGCATCCTGTACATCGATTCGTTCAAACATGCGCAACCTCCTTTCGGACTGCCTTTGCCATGATTCTGTAAAAAGAATACCAGATTCCGGTTTCTCCGGGCCACTCCGCCGAACATTACCGGAGAGATTTCGAGGATTTTGCAGGCAGGGAAGGTCGGATGAAGTAGAATAAAAAGAAACCAAACGGAAAAGAGAGGGTCGAAATCATGAGGAAAAAAGTCGTTTTTCCCCTGAAGGTGTTCTACGACGGCGGCTGCCCCGTTTGTTCCCGGGAAATCGAGCATTATCGACAAATGGGCGCGGAAGACAAGCTGAATTTCATCGATATAGACGATCCCGATTTCGCTCCCGAGGACTACGGCCTTACCCTGGAGGAGTTCATGAAGGAAATGCACGCCATGGATGCTTCCGGGGAAATCTACCGGGGAGTGGATGCGTTTCGCGCACTGTGGTCGGGATTGCCGGTGAGTATTTACGGTGATCTTGCCTGCCTGCTTGGCTTGCCGGGAGTTCGTCAGATCTCCAGGATCGGCTACCGCGGTTTTGCCCGCATGCGGCGGTTCCTGCCCCGGGTCGATAAAACCTGCGAGGATCGCTGTCATCCCCGGCATCGCGCCTGACAGGGTTTTCATGAATCTCTATGGGGTTACAACGGC
The genomic region above belongs to Syntrophotaleaceae bacterium and contains:
- the mnmH gene encoding tRNA 2-selenouridine(34) synthase MnmH — translated: MFPRFLNPEEFLQQAAESPVFDVRTPGEFCQAHIPGACNLPLFSNEERHEIGILYKESGRQAAILRGLEIVGPRLAEYVLLARAVASNENILLHCWRGGMRSESLAWLLDKAGFRVGVLKGGYKAFRRLVIATFAQPLRLLVVGGMTGSGKTEILKRLGDRGEQVLDLEGLAQHRGSAFGAVGNGEQPSSEQVENEVFAVLRTFDPSRTIWVEDESRRIGRVLVNELLFRQMRGATVIRIHVPREIRVERLCREYGREPRARLAAAVGNIGKRLGGENAARVLQAIEEGDYRQAAQTILEYYDKTYLYGISKRDPATIIDLDPTPADPAAIADALIVRAESLGG
- the mobB gene encoding molybdopterin-guanine dinucleotide biosynthesis protein B, with amino-acid sequence MSTPASPAIVSISAKSGTGKTTLLVKLIGELKKRGYRVGAIKHDAHQFSIDREGKDSWRFTQAGADTMLVTSKEKMAMVKINPGGEEPPVMDSIRHYFGDVDIVLTEGFKKNDLPKIEVHRKARGERLLYRDEIYDPNLIAVASDEPLDIDVPVFNINDAQGICDFIVARFLG
- a CDS encoding cytochrome c translates to MKRLANLLLLLIVPLSVWALVAEERPGIRYTNQVLFLEKKIMEGDQVAWVTLAYSDPATGRDCQNFIDVLGGRQLFADIPEKSWMLVDFQLRSLVVEAGFAGDADVTAVAACEDYRSCVEKRQKRAAEGPGEEAPARTGVEGKAAGQGGTSLTAVEDRLMAGRQLVKAARCRSCHAIEGFGADHAPSLTWRRAKYEPDWLGNYLSAPYRMRPAMKNLMMLDYTSPNAVPHLQPEEVKVIADYLQQLSWLKSPAGRFRLEPWQSYNCYECHARVYRQDPLAYVPTPVPQSWRDELTSSPTLKSCTACHTFGDAGPAVKAVQAFPLAPDLLLTAEKLRTDYFLAYVRDPDYVQPGSSMPKLALSEQQVEELERLVERLRQAIRAGEVEPVHRYYRMEKKEGQQHGRSQ
- a CDS encoding ferritin family protein encodes the protein MFERIDVQDAIKRSIQTEKNAMNFYRLAARHMNSENSRRLFELLAEEEKEHARQFYDLYKGGDLPDFETYINTTSKIEEEWLSFQKNTLLADLRVQKAMEMAMAREQKLEKQLHDLAQNIKDPEVRKVFEMNARSTNHHYQLIESEYAHIMGMVHETDIDIYVRE
- a CDS encoding DUF393 domain-containing protein — its product is MRKKVVFPLKVFYDGGCPVCSREIEHYRQMGAEDKLNFIDIDDPDFAPEDYGLTLEEFMKEMHAMDASGEIYRGVDAFRALWSGLPVSIYGDLACLLGLPGVRQISRIGYRGFARMRRFLPRVDKTCEDRCHPRHRA